From the genome of Geminocystis herdmanii PCC 6308, one region includes:
- a CDS encoding four helix bundle protein, which translates to MINNGEFMKENVIKNKSFAFAIRIVKLAQYLREDKQEFVLSKQILRSGTAIGALVRESEHAESKADFIHKMNIALKEANETQYWIDLLYQTNYLKEKAYNSIFNDSEELIKLLVSIIKTSKQNK; encoded by the coding sequence ATGATCAATAATGGTGAGTTTATGAAGGAAAATGTAATTAAAAATAAATCTTTTGCTTTTGCCATTCGGATTGTTAAACTAGCTCAGTATCTTAGAGAAGATAAACAAGAATTTGTATTGTCTAAACAAATACTAAGAAGTGGTACTGCAATTGGTGCATTAGTGAGAGAATCGGAACACGCAGAAAGCAAAGCTGACTTTATTCATAAAATGAATATTGCCCTCAAAGAAGCAAATGAAACTCAATACTGGATTGATCTTTTATATCAAACTAACTATTTAAAAGAAAAAGCCTATAATTCCATCTTTAATGATAGCGAAGAATTAATAAAATTATTAGTAAGTATCATCAAAACCAGTAAACAAAAC